A section of the Microbacterium forte genome encodes:
- a CDS encoding APC family permease, producing MSPDVSEETRGNTDAPPRVKRILIGDPLTSAQVDDQLLPKKMALPIFASDALSSVAYAPQELVMILLIGGLTFLSFTPIVAVAVVVLLIVVVLSYRQLIKAYPSGGGDYEVASKNLGEIPGVIVAAALLVDYVLTVAVSVASGVDNIISAVPGLDPLRVELAVGFVILIIIVNLRGVREASLVFAIPTYVFIGSVGFMIVTGLIRTFLGDAPVASSAEFAVHSEDLGQAAVILLILRAFSSGCSALTGVEAVSNGVPAFRTPKVRNAQTTLVLMGSIAACLFAGLTALALITGVHYAENPCDLIGFDCSNPQPSLMAQIASATFGGGSILFFIIQAATACVLLLAANTAFNGFPLLGSVLARDGYAPKALNTRGDRLVFSNGMIVLGIAAIAVLVVFQAKLTTLIQLYIIGVFVSFSLGQIGMVRHWRRILRGPAEKTSGSGIDGASASDRRSARIGLVINSVGAAMTVAVLLIVTITKFTHGAYLVFFAIPVLAFLMMGVKRYYRDVEHEIAIDDTTKFGATGDLAIVLVNRLQKPVIKAIDYAVAAKHGKTLAVHVAVASDDAAQLQKEWADHLVPIPLVIVESPFRSFAQPVTQFITQYREKHGSSVVTVYLPQYIVGHWWETFLHNRRSRRLANQLMLVHGVSITLVPWLLDSSELIYGRRSRPLPGQERAGRPVVVSGRRAHRPEGPPES from the coding sequence ATGTCGCCCGACGTGTCAGAAGAAACCCGCGGCAACACCGACGCTCCTCCTCGCGTGAAGCGCATCCTGATCGGCGACCCGCTGACGAGTGCGCAGGTCGACGATCAGCTGCTCCCCAAGAAGATGGCGTTGCCGATCTTCGCATCGGATGCGCTGAGCTCGGTCGCCTATGCGCCGCAGGAGCTGGTGATGATCCTGCTCATCGGCGGGCTCACCTTCCTGTCGTTCACGCCGATCGTCGCGGTGGCGGTGGTGGTGCTGCTGATCGTCGTGGTGCTCAGCTACCGGCAGCTCATCAAGGCCTACCCATCGGGTGGCGGCGACTACGAGGTCGCCTCGAAGAACCTCGGCGAGATCCCCGGCGTCATCGTGGCGGCGGCCCTGCTGGTCGACTACGTGCTGACGGTCGCCGTGTCGGTCGCTTCCGGTGTCGACAACATCATCTCGGCCGTGCCCGGGCTCGATCCCCTGCGGGTCGAGCTCGCGGTCGGATTCGTGATCCTCATCATCATCGTGAACCTGCGCGGGGTGCGCGAGGCGTCGCTCGTCTTCGCCATCCCCACCTACGTGTTCATCGGCTCGGTGGGCTTCATGATCGTGACGGGACTCATCCGCACGTTCCTCGGCGATGCACCGGTGGCGTCGAGCGCCGAGTTCGCCGTGCACTCCGAAGACCTCGGGCAGGCTGCGGTCATCCTCCTGATTCTGCGCGCGTTCTCGAGCGGATGCTCGGCCCTCACCGGCGTCGAGGCGGTGTCGAACGGCGTGCCCGCCTTCCGCACGCCCAAGGTGCGCAACGCGCAGACCACGCTCGTGCTGATGGGCTCGATCGCGGCCTGCCTCTTCGCCGGTCTCACCGCACTCGCGCTGATCACCGGGGTGCACTACGCCGAGAACCCCTGCGACCTGATCGGCTTCGACTGCTCGAACCCGCAGCCGAGCCTGATGGCGCAGATCGCCTCGGCGACGTTCGGCGGCGGCAGCATCCTGTTCTTCATCATTCAGGCCGCGACGGCGTGCGTGCTGCTGCTGGCGGCCAACACCGCCTTCAACGGCTTCCCGCTGCTCGGCTCGGTACTGGCCCGCGACGGATACGCGCCCAAGGCGCTGAACACCCGCGGTGACCGCCTGGTGTTCTCGAACGGCATGATCGTGCTCGGCATCGCCGCGATCGCGGTGCTGGTGGTGTTCCAGGCGAAGCTCACCACGCTGATCCAGCTGTACATCATCGGCGTCTTCGTGTCGTTCTCGCTCGGGCAGATCGGCATGGTGCGTCACTGGAGGCGCATCCTGCGCGGACCGGCCGAGAAGACGTCAGGATCGGGAATCGACGGCGCCTCGGCATCCGATCGCCGCTCGGCGAGGATCGGCCTGGTCATCAACTCGGTGGGCGCCGCAATGACCGTCGCCGTGCTGCTGATCGTGACGATCACGAAGTTCACGCACGGCGCGTACCTGGTGTTCTTCGCGATCCCGGTGTTGGCGTTCCTGATGATGGGCGTGAAGCGGTACTACCGCGACGTCGAGCACGAGATCGCGATCGACGACACGACGAAGTTCGGCGCGACGGGCGACCTGGCGATCGTGCTCGTCAACCGTCTGCAGAAGCCCGTCATCAAGGCCATCGACTATGCGGTCGCCGCGAAGCACGGCAAGACGCTGGCGGTGCACGTCGCCGTGGCATCCGACGATGCCGCGCAGCTGCAGAAGGAATGGGCCGACCACCTCGTGCCGATCCCCCTGGTGATCGTCGAGTCGCCGTTCCGGTCCTTCGCTCAGCCGGTGACCCAGTTCATCACGCAGTACCGCGAGAAGCACGGCTCGTCGGTGGTCACGGTCTACCTGCCGCAGTACATCGTGGGGCACTGGTGGGAGACATTCCTCCACAACCGGCGCTCGCGTCGTCTCGCCAACCAGCTGATGCTCGTGCACGGGGTGTCGATCACGCTCGTGCCGTGGCTGCTCGACTCGTCCGAGCTGATCTATGGACGGCGCTCGCGTCCCCTGCCCGGGCAGGAGCGTGCGGGGCGTCCGGTCGTCGTGAGCGGGCGTCGCGCGCACCGGCCCGAAGGTCCGCCCGAGAGCTGA
- a CDS encoding aminotransferase-like domain-containing protein, with translation MSQDSSDRIVAGLRRWIASAPPGARVPSNRALVAEYGASPVTVQKAMAHLARLGLVESRPGSGTFVRAQRPPRAADYGWQTSALGAPPARLAGLTSTQRTVAPDAIGMHSGYPAVELLPERLVRQAITRAARTSSALTRSPAAGLPELQAWFAAELAASAPADVAPASARDALVIAGSQSGLSSIFRAVVGAGQPLLIESPTYWGALLAAEQAGVVLVPIPSGPHGPDPDAVERAFAETGARAFYAQPTFANPTGARWPAATGLAVLESVRRHGAFLIEDDWAHDLAIDGDPRPIAAMDDDGHVVYLRSLTKSVSPSLRIAALIARGPARERILADRAAESMYVSGVLQAAALDVVTQPAWRTHLRGFREQLRARRDLLLSSLAEHAPTAIVETVPTGGLNLWARLPEGTDVVAIVRACEARGLIISPGSEWFPAEPSGSYVRLNYAHADPSRFPEAARILGGVLAAS, from the coding sequence ATGAGTCAGGATAGCAGTGACCGGATCGTGGCCGGCCTCCGCCGGTGGATCGCGTCGGCTCCGCCGGGCGCCCGCGTGCCGTCGAATCGCGCCCTCGTCGCAGAGTACGGTGCGAGCCCCGTCACGGTGCAGAAGGCCATGGCGCACCTGGCGCGACTGGGGCTGGTCGAGTCGAGGCCCGGATCAGGCACGTTCGTGCGGGCACAGCGACCACCTCGCGCTGCGGACTACGGCTGGCAGACGTCCGCCCTCGGGGCGCCTCCCGCCCGACTCGCCGGTCTCACCTCGACGCAGCGCACCGTCGCCCCCGATGCGATCGGCATGCACTCGGGGTACCCCGCCGTCGAGCTGCTTCCCGAACGTCTCGTCCGCCAGGCGATCACCCGCGCGGCGCGCACCTCCTCGGCGCTCACCCGTTCACCCGCCGCCGGGCTGCCCGAACTCCAGGCATGGTTCGCCGCCGAGCTCGCGGCATCCGCACCGGCAGACGTCGCTCCAGCATCCGCGAGGGATGCACTCGTCATCGCGGGCAGTCAGAGCGGGCTGAGCTCGATCTTCCGAGCTGTGGTCGGCGCCGGCCAGCCGCTGCTGATCGAGTCCCCCACCTACTGGGGTGCGCTGCTCGCTGCTGAGCAGGCAGGGGTGGTCCTGGTGCCGATCCCGTCGGGCCCCCACGGTCCGGATCCGGATGCCGTCGAGCGAGCCTTCGCCGAGACCGGGGCTCGCGCGTTCTACGCGCAACCCACATTCGCGAACCCGACCGGCGCCAGGTGGCCGGCGGCGACGGGCCTCGCCGTGCTCGAAAGCGTGCGTCGACACGGGGCCTTCCTCATCGAAGACGACTGGGCGCACGATCTGGCCATCGATGGCGATCCGCGGCCGATCGCGGCGATGGACGATGACGGCCATGTCGTCTATCTCCGCTCGCTGACCAAGAGCGTCTCACCGTCGCTGCGGATCGCAGCGCTGATCGCCCGCGGCCCGGCTCGCGAACGCATCCTCGCCGACCGCGCCGCCGAGTCGATGTACGTGAGCGGGGTGCTGCAGGCCGCAGCGCTCGACGTCGTGACCCAACCGGCCTGGCGGACTCACCTCCGTGGATTCAGAGAACAGTTGCGGGCGCGACGGGATCTGCTGCTTTCGAGCCTCGCCGAGCACGCGCCGACGGCGATCGTCGAGACGGTGCCGACCGGCGGCCTCAACCTCTGGGCGCGGCTTCCGGAGGGCACCGATGTCGTCGCAATCGTTCGCGCATGCGAGGCGCGCGGCCTCATCATCTCTCCCGGGTCCGAGTGGTTCCCCGCCGAGCCCTCCGGGTCGTATGTGCGCCTCAACTACGCCCACGCCGACCCGTCGCGTTTCCCGGAGGCGGCAAGAATCCTCGGGGGTGTGCTCGCCGCATCCTGA
- a CDS encoding DMT family transporter, translating to MKQQSSVIVRPRAPLSSSPGLWWGLLGVTAFSFTLPLTRIAVGGLSPLFIGSGRAVVAAALAALALAVTRQHPPTTAQWWRLAIVAGGVVAGFPLLTSFAMTAAPASHGAVVIGLLPAATAVMVVLRTRERPGRAFWWFAAVGAAAAVVFASLQNGGLGELHWADLLLFGAVLAAAIGYAEGGLLARELGSWQTVSWALVLAAPLMLALTLGSALTHPPSASPVQWLAFAYLAVVSMFLGFFAWYRGLAIGPMAQVSQIQLVQPVMSIAWAALLLHEQIGWPTALGGIAVILCAALAVRTRLIHPRPTTHPLNEEF from the coding sequence ATGAAACAACAGAGTAGCGTTATCGTCCGCCCACGTGCGCCGCTATCCTCGAGTCCCGGACTCTGGTGGGGACTCCTCGGCGTCACCGCCTTCTCGTTCACTCTCCCTCTCACCCGCATCGCGGTCGGCGGCCTCTCGCCGCTGTTCATCGGATCCGGCCGCGCGGTCGTCGCCGCAGCACTCGCCGCCCTGGCGCTGGCGGTGACACGTCAGCATCCGCCGACCACGGCGCAGTGGTGGCGCCTCGCGATCGTCGCCGGCGGCGTGGTCGCGGGGTTCCCCCTGCTGACGTCGTTCGCCATGACCGCTGCGCCTGCGAGCCACGGCGCCGTGGTGATCGGCCTGCTGCCCGCAGCGACAGCCGTGATGGTGGTGCTGCGCACCCGCGAGCGCCCCGGACGAGCGTTCTGGTGGTTCGCTGCTGTGGGTGCCGCCGCGGCGGTCGTCTTCGCCTCGCTGCAGAACGGCGGCCTGGGCGAACTCCATTGGGCCGATCTGCTGTTGTTCGGCGCGGTGCTCGCGGCGGCCATCGGGTACGCCGAGGGCGGGTTGCTGGCGCGGGAACTCGGATCGTGGCAGACCGTGTCCTGGGCGCTGGTGCTCGCGGCGCCGCTGATGCTCGCGCTCACGCTGGGATCGGCGCTCACCCACCCGCCATCCGCCTCGCCGGTGCAGTGGCTCGCCTTCGCGTACCTCGCCGTGGTCAGCATGTTCCTCGGATTCTTCGCCTGGTACCGCGGGCTCGCGATCGGGCCCATGGCCCAGGTCAGCCAGATCCAGCTGGTCCAGCCCGTGATGAGCATCGCCTGGGCCGCGCTGCTTCTTCACGAGCAGATCGGCTGGCCCACCGCACTGGGTGGCATAGCCGTCATCCTGTGCGCCGCGCTCGCCGTGCGCACCCGACTGATCCATCCCCGACCCACCACTCACCCCCTGAACGAGGAGTTCTGA
- a CDS encoding FMN-binding negative transcriptional regulator: MRHTPRYLMTDPLEVKRLIRGNPWATFVSPASTGLVASHYPALLIEDEHEIVIASHFGRPDEQLHELGDHEILVIIQGPHDYVSPSLYAPGDLVPTWNHVTAHLYGTPEILSEEKNYAMLAQLTDHFEKGTPHGRSLSEDEAGTRRAAKGTVGLRMRVDRFDARAKLSQNKSPEVRDNITGHYERTNAALAAEMRRVADQTAQ, from the coding sequence ATGCGCCACACACCCCGCTACCTGATGACCGACCCACTCGAGGTGAAGCGCCTCATCCGCGGCAACCCGTGGGCCACGTTCGTGTCGCCCGCGAGCACCGGACTGGTCGCCTCGCACTATCCCGCCCTGCTGATCGAAGACGAGCACGAGATCGTGATCGCGAGTCACTTCGGCCGACCCGACGAGCAGCTGCACGAGCTGGGAGACCACGAGATCCTCGTGATCATCCAGGGCCCCCACGACTACGTGTCGCCCAGTCTCTACGCGCCGGGAGACCTGGTGCCGACCTGGAACCACGTCACCGCCCACCTCTACGGCACACCCGAGATCCTCAGCGAGGAGAAGAACTACGCCATGCTCGCGCAGCTCACCGACCACTTCGAGAAGGGCACGCCGCACGGGCGCAGCCTGTCGGAGGACGAGGCCGGCACGCGTCGCGCGGCGAAGGGCACCGTGGGCCTGAGAATGCGCGTCGACCGCTTCGATGCGCGCGCCAAGCTGAGCCAGAACAAGTCTCCCGAGGTGCGAGACAACATCACGGGGCATTACGAGCGGACGAACGCGGCGCTCGCGGCCGAGATGCGCCGCGTCGCGGATCAGACGGCTCAATAG
- a CDS encoding GNAT family N-acetyltransferase: MTDSPRTDVWPVRTERLQIRPMSAPDVDAMWQWRRLPDVNRWLGLAPGTIEAFRERYLDPERLASMHVVELLPADDDLAPVPIGDIMIRIGDGWAQLEVADQAKGVEAELGWVLDPDHTGRGYATEEIRAVIDVCFGPLGLRRVHAGCFADNEPSWRLMERLGMRREEFSRKTALHRSGEWLDGLNYGILAEEWTPTVRGL; encoded by the coding sequence ATGACAGATTCGCCGCGCACCGACGTCTGGCCCGTCCGCACCGAACGGCTGCAGATCCGGCCGATGAGCGCCCCCGATGTCGACGCGATGTGGCAGTGGCGGCGGCTGCCCGACGTGAACCGCTGGCTCGGGCTGGCGCCTGGAACGATCGAGGCATTCCGCGAGCGATACCTCGACCCTGAGCGGCTCGCCTCGATGCACGTCGTCGAGCTGCTGCCCGCAGACGACGACCTGGCGCCCGTGCCGATCGGCGACATCATGATCAGGATCGGCGACGGGTGGGCGCAGCTCGAGGTCGCGGATCAGGCGAAGGGCGTCGAGGCCGAGCTCGGATGGGTGCTCGACCCGGACCACACAGGGCGCGGCTACGCGACCGAGGAGATCCGCGCGGTGATCGACGTCTGCTTCGGTCCGCTGGGGCTGCGCCGCGTGCACGCCGGCTGCTTCGCCGACAATGAGCCGTCATGGCGCCTCATGGAGCGACTCGGCATGCGTCGAGAGGAGTTCAGTCGCAAGACCGCTCTGCACCGGTCGGGCGAGTGGCTCGACGGACTGAACTACGGCATCCTCGCCGAGGAGTGGACGCCGACGGTCAGAGGTCTGTGA
- a CDS encoding GntR family transcriptional regulator, translating into MPDRRIDKLNSTRLLGGVEQPLPLFTSRADAVVDSLAHSIESGELAPGDPLSVTALVQRLNVAAGTVRSALGALEAMHLIDHRLNRASVVVTPTPAWFVAVAAECSGLSIAAADLGIAHATEAQVTEFAARAATVRELWETDDNDQVVGAEGLWELLDLLAVFSRNRYLSALHASKRPALVLGIRSLSRPRNPAMLRSVVDVLVAAARDRDRLEATDLVRDLYTFVVDGVTDL; encoded by the coding sequence ATGCCCGACCGGCGGATCGACAAGCTGAACTCCACGCGACTGCTGGGAGGGGTCGAGCAGCCACTGCCCCTCTTCACCTCGAGAGCGGATGCCGTCGTCGACTCGCTCGCGCACTCGATCGAGTCGGGCGAGCTGGCCCCCGGCGACCCCCTGTCGGTCACGGCCCTCGTGCAGCGCCTCAACGTCGCCGCCGGCACCGTGCGATCGGCCCTCGGCGCGCTCGAGGCGATGCACCTGATCGACCACCGGCTCAACAGGGCGTCCGTCGTCGTGACACCGACCCCCGCGTGGTTCGTCGCCGTCGCCGCCGAGTGCTCGGGGCTGTCGATCGCGGCGGCCGACCTGGGCATCGCGCACGCGACCGAGGCGCAGGTCACTGAGTTCGCCGCGAGGGCGGCGACCGTCAGAGAACTCTGGGAGACCGACGACAACGACCAGGTCGTCGGAGCAGAGGGGCTGTGGGAGCTGCTCGACCTGCTCGCGGTGTTCTCGCGCAACCGATACCTGAGCGCCCTGCACGCGTCGAAGAGACCTGCGCTGGTGCTCGGCATCCGCTCGCTCAGCCGACCTCGCAACCCCGCGATGCTGCGATCGGTCGTCGACGTTCTGGTCGCCGCCGCGCGCGATCGCGACCGGCTCGAGGCGACCGACCTGGTCAGAGACCTCTACACCTTCGTGGTCGACGGGGTCACAGACCTCTGA
- a CDS encoding GntR family transcriptional regulator encodes MGDISASLPIRPRQLIRDQVFATLAEEIISGRMQPLEEIRDQDLQAEYGVSRTPIREALNRLADLGLIEVSTNRFTRVAPVDLDAQADRVETAVAMIGYCAVKAVPTYTDEQVASLQGRIDGLLAAGLAGASSREGLSLWYALWGEIVLSAHNQTMIDILDGQLALHLTRTVPAQPVAAELVDFMRTGLEQLRALLERRDGVGVREVIEPLFLRSTIEPLRAAAALAAASASSDPTRIGRSPGE; translated from the coding sequence GTGGGCGACATCAGCGCATCTCTGCCGATTCGGCCGCGGCAGCTGATCCGCGACCAGGTCTTCGCCACGCTCGCCGAAGAGATCATCTCTGGGCGCATGCAGCCCCTCGAAGAGATCCGCGACCAGGATCTGCAGGCCGAATACGGCGTCTCCCGCACGCCCATCCGCGAGGCCCTGAACCGCCTCGCCGACCTCGGGCTCATCGAAGTCAGCACCAACCGGTTCACTCGCGTCGCCCCGGTCGATCTCGACGCCCAGGCCGACCGTGTCGAGACCGCCGTCGCGATGATCGGATACTGCGCGGTCAAAGCCGTGCCGACCTACACCGACGAACAGGTCGCGTCGCTGCAGGGGCGCATCGACGGTCTGCTCGCCGCCGGCCTGGCAGGTGCCTCCAGCCGTGAGGGCCTCAGTCTCTGGTACGCGCTGTGGGGTGAGATCGTGCTGAGCGCCCACAACCAGACGATGATCGACATCCTCGACGGGCAGCTCGCCCTGCACCTGACCAGAACCGTGCCAGCGCAACCGGTCGCCGCCGAGCTCGTCGACTTCATGCGCACGGGTCTCGAGCAGCTGCGCGCGCTGCTCGAGCGACGGGATGGCGTGGGGGTGCGCGAGGTCATCGAACCTCTGTTCCTGAGATCGACGATCGAGCCGCTCCGAGCGGCGGCTGCGCTCGCCGCCGCATCTGCCTCCAGCGATCCGACACGCATCGGCCGATCACCCGGGGAATGA
- a CDS encoding SLC13 family permease, producing MSATRRRLGAGTIIVLALIAVALVCIVTGILPSADAGALGARIAPVLGFVIAITIVAELARDAAVFDVVAQRLARWGHGRVILLWLSVVVLAVISTVFLSLDTTAVIVTPVVVVLAQSVGIPPLPFALVTVWLANTASLALPVSNLTNLLAARSIGDDPLAFLALSWAPTLVGVLVPVVILTLRHRRTLFGGYRTPTGGDPSDRVLFWAASGILLLLMPLLALTHDVWIPATVAALVLIVVFGIRRRHVLRLSLVPWQAIGLAAALFVVVETAHANGILDFLSVLATSGHAPAELLRLAAAGALAANGVNNLPAYLILEPTAGDPVALMALLIGVNLGPLITPWASLATLLWHHRVVSLGVEIRWGSLMLWGAIVAVPTVLVATLVLAFVAG from the coding sequence GTGAGTGCGACGCGACGGCGGCTGGGAGCAGGGACGATCATCGTCCTGGCGCTCATCGCCGTGGCACTCGTCTGCATCGTCACGGGCATCCTGCCGTCAGCGGATGCCGGGGCGCTCGGTGCCCGCATCGCACCGGTGCTCGGGTTCGTCATCGCGATCACGATCGTCGCCGAGCTGGCCCGGGATGCCGCGGTGTTCGACGTCGTCGCTCAGCGTCTGGCTCGATGGGGGCACGGGCGCGTCATCCTGCTCTGGTTGTCTGTCGTGGTGCTCGCCGTCATCAGCACGGTGTTCCTGTCGCTCGACACCACGGCGGTCATCGTGACGCCGGTCGTGGTCGTGCTCGCGCAGAGCGTCGGCATCCCTCCGCTGCCGTTCGCCCTCGTCACGGTGTGGCTGGCGAACACCGCATCTCTCGCACTGCCCGTCTCGAACCTCACGAACCTGCTCGCGGCACGGTCGATCGGTGACGACCCGCTCGCGTTCCTCGCGCTGAGCTGGGCGCCGACGCTCGTCGGGGTGCTCGTGCCCGTCGTGATCCTCACGCTGAGACACCGACGCACGCTCTTCGGCGGGTATCGCACTCCTACAGGCGGCGACCCTTCCGACCGGGTGCTCTTCTGGGCGGCGTCCGGCATCCTGCTGCTCCTGATGCCGCTGCTCGCCCTGACCCATGACGTGTGGATCCCCGCGACGGTCGCCGCGCTCGTGCTCATCGTCGTGTTCGGCATCCGGCGTCGTCATGTGCTGCGACTCTCGCTCGTGCCATGGCAGGCGATCGGCCTGGCGGCGGCCCTGTTCGTCGTGGTCGAGACCGCGCACGCGAACGGCATCCTCGACTTCCTGTCGGTGCTCGCGACCAGTGGACACGCGCCCGCAGAGCTGCTGCGTCTCGCGGCAGCGGGAGCGCTCGCCGCGAACGGGGTCAACAACCTGCCCGCCTACCTGATCCTCGAACCCACCGCCGGCGACCCGGTCGCGCTCATGGCACTGCTGATCGGGGTGAATCTCGGACCGCTGATCACACCGTGGGCGTCGCTCGCCACGTTGCTCTGGCACCACAGAGTGGTGTCGCTGGGTGTCGAGATCCGCTGGGGCAGCCTGATGCTCTGGGGTGCGATCGTCGCCGTGCCGACGGTGCTGGTCGCCACTCTCGTGCTCGCGTTCGTCGCAGGCTGA
- a CDS encoding YciI family protein yields MSNKYLVIHMTDPTGGTMPQGEDQRLLEDWAEEGDAAGRLGDGAPVAGPEEAKSVAVRDGKVLVTDGPFPEFKEWFAGYDIVTAESIDEAASFMATHPTAVMGRVYILPVVKLPWDA; encoded by the coding sequence ATGAGCAACAAGTACCTCGTGATCCACATGACCGACCCGACTGGCGGCACGATGCCGCAGGGAGAGGATCAGCGCCTGCTCGAAGACTGGGCCGAGGAAGGCGACGCGGCGGGCCGGCTGGGCGACGGTGCACCCGTAGCAGGCCCTGAGGAGGCGAAGTCCGTGGCTGTGCGAGACGGCAAGGTGCTCGTCACCGACGGTCCGTTCCCCGAGTTCAAGGAGTGGTTCGCGGGCTACGACATCGTGACCGCCGAGTCGATCGACGAGGCCGCGAGCTTCATGGCGACGCATCCGACCGCCGTGATGGGGAGGGTCTACATCTTGCCGGTGGTGAAGCTCCCCTGGGACGCCTGA
- a CDS encoding RNA polymerase sigma factor, whose protein sequence is MIADAGRSRRADIDVRVAQVYREEWARIVAGLTRRCGDLGLAEEMAAEAFASAVERWPAEGVPPNPGGWITTTAYRKAIDRLRRESSRDAKQREALMLHDPEPPEPTGAIDDDRLRLLFTCCHPALSLEGRVALTLRVVAGLTVEEIARAFLMQESAVRQRITRAKSKIKTAQIPYQVPAPEDLRVRIDGVLAVLYLVFNEGYFASGSEMPALRSELTTEAIRLTRLVRELLPDDAEVAGILALMLLSEARSPARITAKGELVRLDEQDRGLWNRELIDEGLSLLDRLRGAVPGRYTLLAQINAVHAAAVDAELTDWQRIVELYEQLERVDPSPVVTLGKAVAIAERDSPQQALVIVESLRDALADFHGLQVTRAELLRAAGRPADAMDAYDRAISLASNDAEIAHLTRRRDEIAVPLVPGPSGTTSNGESR, encoded by the coding sequence ATGATTGCGGATGCCGGGCGGTCGCGACGCGCTGACATCGACGTGCGCGTCGCCCAGGTGTACCGCGAGGAGTGGGCGAGGATCGTCGCCGGTCTGACGCGGCGCTGCGGTGATCTCGGGCTCGCCGAGGAGATGGCCGCTGAGGCGTTCGCCTCTGCAGTCGAGCGGTGGCCGGCCGAGGGCGTGCCACCGAATCCGGGCGGATGGATCACCACCACCGCCTATCGCAAGGCCATCGATCGGCTGCGTCGGGAGTCGTCGCGCGACGCGAAGCAGCGGGAGGCACTGATGCTGCACGATCCCGAACCGCCCGAGCCGACCGGCGCCATCGACGACGATCGGCTGCGCCTGCTCTTCACGTGCTGCCATCCGGCGCTGTCGCTCGAAGGGCGCGTCGCCCTCACTCTGCGCGTGGTCGCCGGCCTCACGGTCGAGGAGATCGCGCGAGCCTTCCTGATGCAGGAATCCGCTGTGCGGCAGCGCATCACACGAGCGAAGTCGAAGATCAAGACCGCGCAGATCCCCTATCAGGTGCCCGCGCCTGAAGATCTGCGCGTGCGCATCGACGGGGTGCTGGCGGTGCTCTATCTCGTGTTCAACGAGGGCTACTTCGCATCCGGCTCCGAGATGCCGGCGCTCCGCAGCGAGCTGACCACCGAGGCGATCCGGCTCACCAGACTCGTGAGAGAGCTGCTGCCCGACGACGCAGAGGTCGCGGGGATCCTGGCGCTGATGCTGCTCAGCGAGGCGCGCTCTCCGGCCCGGATCACGGCGAAAGGCGAGCTCGTGCGGCTCGATGAGCAGGACCGCGGGCTGTGGAATCGTGAGCTGATCGACGAGGGCCTGTCGCTTCTCGACCGACTGCGCGGGGCGGTTCCCGGTCGCTACACGCTGCTCGCCCAGATCAATGCGGTGCATGCGGCGGCCGTGGATGCTGAGCTCACCGACTGGCAACGCATCGTCGAGCTCTACGAGCAGCTGGAGCGCGTCGACCCGAGTCCGGTCGTCACCCTGGGCAAGGCCGTGGCGATCGCCGAACGGGACTCACCACAGCAGGCGCTGGTCATCGTCGAGTCGCTGCGCGATGCACTGGCGGACTTCCATGGCTTGCAGGTGACTCGGGCCGAGCTGCTGCGCGCGGCGGGCAGACCTGCAGATGCCATGGACGCCTACGACCGAGCGATCTCGTTGGCGAGCAACGACGCCGAGATCGCCCACCTGACCCGGCGCCGCGATGAGATCGCGGTGCCACTCGTGCCCGGACCCTCCGGGACCACGTCGAACGGAGAGAGCAGATGA
- a CDS encoding potassium-transporting ATPase subunit F, whose protein sequence is MIVFEIIAAALAVAAVVYLVVALVAPEKF, encoded by the coding sequence GTGATCGTCTTCGAGATCATCGCCGCCGCCCTCGCCGTGGCCGCCGTCGTCTACCTCGTGGTGGCTCTCGTCGCCCCGGAGAAGTTCTGA